Proteins from one Oscillatoria nigro-viridis PCC 7112 genomic window:
- a CDS encoding IS630 family transposase yields MLKVACWLDYVDPNPAKKGLKYWCQDETRIGLKTIERKKITARGVKPIGLVQWNFKAYYLYGAVAPQTGENFWLEFSHLDGQCFQIFLDNLAAEYPEHLNVVQLDNGKFHHSSQLKIPDNILLVFQPPYSPELNPIERVWQYIKQELSWGLYDNLDEIKEKVRSFLEEFSTETIASIAGWDYILSALATVA; encoded by the coding sequence TTGCTGAAAGTAGCGTGCTGGTTAGATTATGTCGATCCAAATCCAGCAAAAAAGGGTCTCAAATATTGGTGCCAAGATGAAACGAGAATTGGCTTAAAAACGATTGAAAGGAAAAAAATTACAGCCCGTGGAGTTAAACCAATAGGTTTAGTTCAATGGAATTTTAAAGCTTACTACTTATACGGGGCGGTTGCCCCTCAAACCGGAGAAAATTTCTGGTTGGAGTTTTCACATCTTGACGGTCAATGTTTTCAAATATTCCTAGATAACCTAGCAGCAGAATATCCGGAGCATTTAAATGTTGTGCAACTGGATAATGGTAAGTTTCATCATAGTAGTCAGCTCAAAATACCAGATAATATTTTACTGGTTTTTCAACCACCATACAGTCCCGAATTGAATCCAATCGAGAGAGTATGGCAATACATAAAACAAGAACTGAGTTGGGGGTTGTATGACAACTTAGATGAAATCAAAGAAAAAGTTCGCAGTTTTCTTGAAGAATTTTCAACTGAAACAATCGCATCTATCGCGGGATGGGATTATATTCTATCGGCCCTAGCTACTGTTGCATGA
- a CDS encoding helix-turn-helix domain-containing protein produces MKVNYPERIEDTVSELKIIMSQQRTVTNRQKVQALYLLKSGLSQSITNVAEVLGVHRITVQRWFKQYSEGGWSSLLKLRKSTGRPRTISSEIIAGISRKIQAESCEFKSYKEIARWVEENYQVSVKYQTLHKQVRYRMKAKLKVPRRLSNKKDPAAAIEFKKN; encoded by the coding sequence ATGAAAGTAAATTACCCTGAAAGAATTGAGGACACTGTCAGCGAATTAAAAATAATTATGTCACAGCAACGAACTGTAACTAATAGACAAAAAGTTCAGGCACTTTATTTGTTAAAATCTGGTTTAAGCCAGAGCATTACAAATGTAGCTGAAGTTTTAGGAGTACATAGAATCACCGTACAAAGATGGTTCAAACAATATAGTGAGGGGGGTTGGTCATCATTATTAAAGCTGAGGAAATCGACGGGTAGACCCCGAACAATATCCTCAGAAATAATAGCAGGAATCTCGAGAAAAATCCAGGCCGAATCCTGCGAATTTAAGAGCTATAAAGAAATTGCCAGATGGGTAGAAGAAAACTATCAAGTATCCGTCAAATATCAAACTTTACATAAGCAAGTACGCTACCGGATGAAAGCCAAGCTAAAAGTACCAAGGCGTTTGAGTAACAAAAAAGACCCGGCGGCAGCAATCGAGTTTAAAAAAAACTAG
- the pruA gene encoding L-glutamate gamma-semialdehyde dehydrogenase, whose translation MIAQVSENIYEAKTQEIAKEILRLTQEKKRSFFGQLQDQMRWDDKLMDWAMASPGLRVQLFRFIDCLPALRSRPEIARHLQEYLTAEEVELPEALKKLLNFASPDSVPGQLAATTVAPAVETLAHKYISGENIKQVIKTLERLRKDKMGFTVDLLGEAVITETEAQIYLNRYLELMAELANAAKNWSQVDAIDTADGETLPRVQVSVKLTAFYSQFDPLDAKGSEEKVSERIRLLLRRAKELGAAVHFDMEQYAYKSLTLTILKDLLLEEEFRSRTDIGITLQAYLRDSAQDLRNLISWAKKRGNPVTVRLVKGAYWDQETIKAMQKDWPQPVYNDKVATDANFEQMTQLLLENHEYLYAAIGSHNVRSQARAIAIAETLNIPRRRFEMQVLYGMGDKLAKLLVDRGYRVRVYCPYGDLLPGMAYLIRRLLENTANSSFIRQSSEEMPIEQLLAAPVASGNDQLVYSKVFPNVADTDYANTKLRQQAETAIKSVRANLGKTYLPLIDGEYQNTEATVNSLNPSNPTEVVGTIGLLSEEQAKQALEAAKSAFTSWRKTPVRQRAGVLRKAAELMEQRRHELSAWMVFEVGKPVRECDAEVSEAIDFCRYYADEMERLEQGKNYDVAGETNRYTYQPRGISLIISPWNFPLAIPVGMTVASLVAGNCTLLKPAEVSSVIAAKITEILLEAGIPKGVFQYVPCKGSTVGAYMVKHPDVHMITFTGSQEVGCQIYADAAILQPGQKHLKRVIAEMGGKNAIIVDESADLDQAVAGVVYSAFGYSGQKCSACSRVIVVESVYDNFVARLVEATRSLNVGPAENPGTQVGPVIDANAQSRIREYIETGRAEAKIALEMPAPETGYFVGPVIVTEVSPTATIAQEEIFGPVLSVMRAKNFSEAIAIANGTNFALTGGLYSRTPSHIDRASSDFEVGNLYINRGITGAVVSRQPFGGFKLSGVGSKAGGPDYLLQFLEPRTITENIQRQGFAPIEGVDD comes from the coding sequence ATGATCGCACAAGTATCTGAAAACATCTACGAAGCAAAAACCCAGGAAATTGCCAAAGAAATCCTGCGGCTAACTCAAGAGAAAAAGCGCTCTTTTTTCGGGCAACTCCAAGACCAAATGCGCTGGGACGACAAACTGATGGATTGGGCAATGGCCAGCCCCGGACTGCGGGTGCAGTTGTTTCGATTTATTGACTGTTTGCCGGCCCTCCGCAGCAGGCCGGAAATTGCCCGCCACTTGCAAGAATACCTGACCGCCGAAGAGGTAGAATTGCCCGAAGCATTGAAAAAATTGCTCAACTTTGCTAGCCCTGATTCAGTTCCGGGTCAATTGGCGGCGACGACGGTTGCGCCTGCTGTGGAAACATTGGCGCATAAGTATATTTCTGGGGAAAATATCAAGCAAGTAATTAAAACCTTAGAGCGACTTCGCAAAGATAAAATGGGTTTTACAGTTGACCTTTTGGGGGAAGCTGTCATCACTGAAACTGAGGCGCAAATTTATCTTAACCGCTATTTGGAATTGATGGCGGAACTCGCCAATGCAGCGAAGAATTGGTCGCAGGTAGATGCAATTGACACAGCAGACGGCGAAACTCTGCCGCGAGTCCAAGTATCGGTAAAGTTAACGGCTTTTTATTCTCAGTTTGACCCTTTGGATGCTAAAGGTAGCGAGGAGAAAGTAAGCGAGAGAATTCGCCTGTTACTGCGCCGCGCGAAGGAATTGGGAGCGGCAGTTCATTTCGATATGGAACAGTATGCTTACAAAAGTTTAACTCTGACCATTCTCAAAGACTTATTGTTAGAAGAAGAGTTTCGCAGTCGCACGGATATTGGAATTACATTGCAAGCATATTTGCGCGACAGCGCCCAAGATTTGCGAAACCTGATTTCCTGGGCGAAAAAACGCGGAAATCCGGTAACAGTGCGTCTGGTAAAAGGCGCTTACTGGGATCAGGAAACTATTAAAGCGATGCAGAAAGATTGGCCGCAGCCGGTCTACAATGACAAAGTTGCTACCGATGCAAATTTCGAGCAGATGACGCAGTTGCTGCTAGAAAATCACGAATATTTGTATGCAGCTATTGGCAGTCATAATGTGCGATCGCAAGCGAGGGCGATCGCCATTGCCGAGACTCTCAACATCCCGCGCCGCCGCTTTGAAATGCAAGTGCTGTACGGCATGGGCGACAAATTGGCGAAGCTTTTGGTCGATCGGGGTTATCGGGTTCGAGTCTACTGCCCCTACGGCGATTTGCTGCCGGGAATGGCTTATTTGATCCGCCGTTTGCTGGAAAATACCGCCAACAGTTCTTTCATCCGGCAAAGTTCCGAAGAAATGCCGATCGAACAATTGTTAGCCGCACCAGTTGCTAGCGGCAATGACCAGCTAGTTTACAGCAAAGTATTTCCCAACGTTGCCGATACCGACTACGCCAATACCAAATTGCGGCAACAAGCAGAAACAGCCATCAAATCAGTGCGCGCCAACTTAGGTAAAACCTATTTACCCCTAATCGATGGCGAGTACCAAAATACTGAAGCAACAGTTAACTCACTCAACCCTTCCAATCCCACAGAAGTAGTTGGCACCATCGGATTGCTTTCCGAAGAACAGGCCAAACAAGCCCTTGAAGCAGCAAAATCAGCCTTCACCAGTTGGCGAAAAACCCCCGTCCGACAGCGCGCCGGCGTCCTCCGCAAAGCCGCAGAATTGATGGAACAGCGGCGGCACGAACTGTCAGCTTGGATGGTGTTTGAAGTCGGCAAACCTGTCAGAGAATGCGATGCGGAAGTCTCCGAAGCTATTGATTTTTGCCGCTACTACGCCGACGAAATGGAACGGTTGGAACAAGGAAAAAATTACGACGTAGCCGGAGAAACCAACCGCTACACCTATCAGCCTCGCGGCATTTCTTTAATCATTTCGCCTTGGAATTTTCCCCTCGCAATTCCTGTCGGCATGACAGTTGCATCGCTGGTAGCAGGGAATTGTACTTTGCTCAAACCTGCGGAAGTTTCCTCAGTAATTGCAGCAAAAATCACAGAAATTTTGCTAGAAGCTGGAATCCCCAAAGGCGTATTTCAATACGTGCCTTGCAAAGGTTCAACCGTCGGTGCTTACATGGTGAAACATCCTGACGTTCACATGATTACTTTCACGGGTTCTCAGGAAGTGGGCTGTCAGATTTATGCCGATGCTGCGATTTTGCAGCCCGGACAAAAACACCTGAAACGAGTAATTGCTGAAATGGGCGGCAAGAATGCAATTATTGTCGATGAAAGTGCGGATTTAGACCAAGCAGTTGCAGGCGTAGTTTATTCGGCATTTGGATACAGCGGCCAAAAATGTTCCGCTTGTTCGCGAGTAATTGTGGTCGAATCGGTGTACGATAATTTTGTGGCAAGATTGGTAGAAGCGACGCGATCGCTCAATGTCGGCCCAGCAGAAAATCCCGGCACTCAAGTCGGCCCCGTGATCGATGCAAATGCCCAGTCGCGCATCCGCGAATACATCGAAACAGGTCGCGCCGAAGCTAAGATAGCTTTAGAAATGCCGGCACCGGAAACCGGTTATTTTGTCGGCCCAGTTATTGTTACGGAAGTATCGCCGACAGCAACTATCGCCCAAGAAGAAATTTTCGGCCCGGTTTTGTCGGTGATGCGGGCAAAAAATTTCAGCGAAGCGATTGCGATTGCTAACGGTACGAATTTTGCTTTAACCGGCGGATTGTATTCTCGCACGCCTTCACATATCGATCGAGCCTCATCCGATTTTGAAGTCGGAAACCTGTACATCAATCGCGGAATTACCGGCGCTGTGGTATCGCGCCAACCCTTCGGAGGATTCAAACTTTCGGGAGTTGGTTCTAAAGCGGGTGGCCCGGATTATTTGCTGCAATTTCTCGAACCCCGCACCATAACTGAAAATATTCAGCGGCAAGGTTTTGCGCCGATTGAAGGAGTAGATGATTAA